Genomic DNA from Myxococcales bacterium:
CGATCAGTATCCCCGATTTGCTTTCTCGTAGAGATCCAGAGTCTCGGACGAAAACCCAGCTTTGCGCGCGCGCTCGACAAGCCGGCCGATTGCCGCATGGGCATCCGTTGCTTCACTTTGTGCCTGATTTTGCGACGCGATCAGCGCGGGATCGACCTCTCCGCCGTTTTGCCTGGCCTGATACTCGGCACGTGCTCGCGCGGCGGAGGCCTCCTCCGATTGGCGCTTCTTCTCGAGCCAGTTCCGCCGCGCCGCAATCAACTCTTCTTTCAGCGGTTTGTTGCTGGACGGGGCGATAATGTGGAGGCCACTCTCGGCCGGCACTGGAGTGATCGGCGCCAAGCTGGTCGTGTTACCTGATTTCTGCTGCGCTGCGGGAGGTGCACCGTCGGGGTAGTAGTCCTCGACCCATTCGTCGTTGACGAAATAACAGCCGCCCGGGATCCCGCGCCGAGACTTGTGGCGGCAGGCCCGACGGGACCGTTCGCGCCGATTGAGTGGGCGGTCCCGATCGCGGTCCACATTCCTGCCCTCTTCGCGATTCCGAGCCGAAGCGTCTGGTTTGCCGACGTGCGTGGCCCCGTGTTCCGCCCGGTGGTGGTCTGCGCGAGCTGCCTTGCCTCCCGGTTGCGCGGTCGCAGCGACGGCCCAGGTAATCGTCATCAGGACGACCAGGATTGGGATCAAGAGACGCGAATGAATGTGCACAGCGATTCCTCCAGGTAACGCACGGTTGACCTGTGCGGACTATCGGTGAATCATCAGTGCGACTTGAAGAGCCGTGTCAAACATTCTCAGAACTGGGAAGACACCTATTTGACACAGATCCCTGATCATCGCGTCGACTGGAGTTCGACGAACGGCCTGGGTGTAATCGCACACCCCCAGGCTGATACCGCACCGGGTTTCTCGTCGCGGCGAATCAATGACACGCCGGATGGGACTACTAAATGGCCGTGTCGGTCTCGCCACCGCAGTAAATGCCCAGATCCGCACTCGTGAGACCCAGCGGCGCGACAAGATGCGGAAGTAACTGAACTATTGAAAACCGCCCCTCACGGATCGCAATTTCACGCGCTCGCGTACCAGACAACGGAGTTGGACTGCTGCCGGGACACGGTGGGCTCCGTGCTCACAGAATTGGTGGACAAGGCGAAGAGCTGAGACTGATCATTGGTGCTGGCTTGGTGCTGGGCGAAAATCAGGCAAATTTCCTTCTCGATATCAATCGGTTGCAAACCCGATCAGAGGTTCGAGTCCTCTTCGCCGCACTATTCTTCCTTGCAATTTCTTCAATAACCTAGTTCAAAAACTTTTGGCTGCTGGCTACTCCCACTGCCCACTCTCCTGCCACCAGCTGGACTCGAACATTTCGTGATGGCGGGGCCCGTGACGGCTGCACTTGCCAGGCTGATCGAGCCGCAGATCGACAACGACGATGCTTTCACAGCGGGCATGCTCCACGACTTCGGCAAAACCGCGATGGTCAACAGCCACTCCGCGCTCTTTGCCAAGGTGCTCGACGAGGTAGACAGACGGGGTACATCGTTCATGGAAGCGGAACAAGCCGCATTTGGATTCGATCACGCAGCGCTCGGCGGTCGCCTGGCACTGCGCTGGCGATTACCGACTGCGCTGTCAGAAGCAATTCGCTTTCACCATGGCAACGCCGAGACCTTGGCAATGCTGCCCGAATTGCAGGGCCGTTTCGTAGCGATCGTCGCACTCGCGACAGTGTGCATGACAAGTCTCGGAATTGGGAGAGACGCGCCGATCCCGAACATCGACATCGCGAGCCAGCCGGCATGGAAATCGCTCGAGCTCGACAAAGAGGATCTGCCGTCTGTAATCGAGACGTGCAAAAAAGCGTTGGCGGACGCGAAGTTTTTTATCGGCTGAACCCCAACCCAAGATCAATCACACGAGTACTGTAAAAATCAAGCAACTCTCGCCACA
This window encodes:
- a CDS encoding HDOD domain-containing protein, whose protein sequence is MTAALARLIEPQIDNDDAFTAGMLHDFGKTAMVNSHSALFAKVLDEVDRRGTSFMEAEQAAFGFDHAALGGRLALRWRLPTALSEAIRFHHGNAETLAMLPELQGRFVAIVALATVCMTSLGIGRDAPIPNIDIASQPAWKSLELDKEDLPSVIETCKKALADAKFFIG